In the genome of Thermodesulfobacteriota bacterium, the window ACGTCGCCCGCCACCCCCGCGACGGTGAAGACGTTGAGCCCCATGGGGGGGGTGATGAGGCCGGCCTCCATCATGAGGACGGCGATGACCCCGAACCAGATGGGGTCGAAGCCCAGCGCCGTGATGACGGGAAAGATCACCGGCATGGTGAGCACCATCATCGAGATGGCGTCGAGGAAGCAGCCCAGGAAGAGGTACATGGCCAGGATGGCGGCGAGGATCAGGTAGCGGGAGACCTCCAGGTCGCCCGCCCACATGGCCACCTGCATGGGAATGGTGGACAAGGCTAGGAAGTAGCTGAAGACGTTGGCCCCGGCCACGAGGAAGAGCACCATCACCGAGATGCGCACGGCCTCGCGTAGCGCCTGGACCAGGGTCGTCCAATTGAGCGCCCCCTTCACCAAGGCCACCAGGAGCAGCACCGTGGCGCCCACGGCCCCGGCCTCGGTGGGGGTGAAGAACCCCAGGTAGATCCCGCCCATGACCAGGGCGAAGAGCAGCAGCGGCTCCCATACCCCCAGGAGCGCCCCGAAGCGGTCTGCCCACGTGACCGCCTCCGCGCGCCCCGGCGCCAGCCGCGGATTCCACACCACGAGGGCGACGATGATGGCCACGTACGCGAGCGACAGGAGCAGGCCGGGCAGGATGCCGGCCACGAGGAGCCGGCCCACCGACTGCTCGGTGAGCATGGCGTAGACCACGAAGCCGATGCTGGGGGGGATGAGGAACCCCAGGGTCCCCCCCGCGGCGACGCTGCCCGTGGCCAGCCCCGAGTCGTATCCGTACCGCTTCATCTCGGGCAGGGCCACCGTGCCCATGGCCGCCGCCGTGGCCACCGACGACCCGGACACGGCGGAAAAGCCCGCGCAGGCGCCGATCGTCGCCACGCCGAGCCCCCCGGGGAGCCGCCCGAACCACTTGTCGAAGGCCGCGTAGAGCTCGCGGGTGAGCCCCGAGCTCCCCGCAAACCCGCCCATGACGACGAAGAGGGGGATCACGGTGTAGGGGTAGTAGGAAGAGACCTCGTAGACCGTGCGGGCCACCACCGGCAGGGCCGCCTGGAAGGAGGCCAGGTAGGCGATGCCGGAAAAGCCCACCAGCATGAGCGCAAACGCGATGGGCATGCCCAGAAAGAGGAGCAGGAAGACCGCCCCCGTGCCCAGGATGCCCACGGTAACCGGGTCGAGGCTCATCGCTTCACCAGCCTTCCCGCGGCGTCTCCCAGGTCCAGCAGGAGCTCGAGCAAGAGGGTGGCCCCGGCCAGGGCCACCAGGAGTTTGAACGGCTTCTGGGGCACCCGAAGCATGTCGGAGACCGCCCGCTCCTCCATCCCGACCTCCCACCCCTGCCAGGCGAGGACCCCCACGATGCCGATGCTGAGCAGGGTGGTGAGCACGTCGATGGCCGCCGCGCCCCGGGGAGGCAGCCGCGAGGTGAGCATCTCGACGCGCACGTGGCCCTTGGTCTGTTGGGTGTAGGCGATGCCCAGGAGCACGAAGATCGCCAAGAGGTAGCTCGAGAGCTCCACCGCCCCGGGGATGGGCCGGGACCAGACGGCCCGGCCCACCACCTCGGCGGAGGTGAGCAGCATGAGGGGCACCAGGGCGAACATGCCCGCAAAGGACAGGCCGTAGGTGGTCGCGCGAATGGTCCGGCGAAACGGCGTCAGGATCTCCATGGTCACCCGCTCTTCCTTGTGATGGGCGCCCTACGACTCCAACGGACAACGGACAACGGACAACGGACAACGAGCAGCGCGCTTCGCGCGCCTAGTGCCACTCCTGCGGAAACGCCTCGCACTTGGCGCCCGAGTCCAGGGCGATCTTGTTGTACATGACCACCGCGTCCTTGGCCGCCAGGCCCTTGGCCTCCAGGCCCTGCACCCACTTGCGGGTCTCCTCCTGGAACTTCTCGGACCAGCGGGCCTGCTCCGCGGCGGGGAGCTCGTAGAGGGTGACGCCCTTGTCCTGGATCTCCTGGATCATGGTCTTGTACACGTCGCGGTTGAGCCCGTGGGTAACGGCGAAGGGGTTGCCGACCACCTCCTCGATGATGGGCTTGAGGTCGTCGGGGGTCCGCTCCCAGCTCTTCTGGTTCATCACCACCCCTTCGGTCACGCACCCGAAGGTGGCCACGACGCCGTGCTTGACCACCTCGTGGAGCTTGAATGCGAGCACGAGCGGCGAGCAGGTCACGACCCCGTCGATGGTGCCGGTCTCCAGGGAGAGGTACACGTCTCCCAGGGGCATGAACACCGGCTCGGCCCCCAG includes:
- a CDS encoding TRAP transporter small permease, translating into MEILTPFRRTIRATTYGLSFAGMFALVPLMLLTSAEVVGRAVWSRPIPGAVELSSYLLAIFVLLGIAYTQQTKGHVRVEMLTSRLPPRGAAAIDVLTTLLSIGIVGVLAWQGWEVGMEERAVSDMLRVPQKPFKLLVALAGATLLLELLLDLGDAAGRLVKR
- a CDS encoding TRAP transporter large permease, which encodes MSLDPVTVGILGTGAVFLLLFLGMPIAFALMLVGFSGIAYLASFQAALPVVARTVYEVSSYYPYTVIPLFVVMGGFAGSSGLTRELYAAFDKWFGRLPGGLGVATIGACAGFSAVSGSSVATAAAMGTVALPEMKRYGYDSGLATGSVAAGGTLGFLIPPSIGFVVYAMLTEQSVGRLLVAGILPGLLLSLAYVAIIVALVVWNPRLAPGRAEAVTWADRFGALLGVWEPLLLFALVMGGIYLGFFTPTEAGAVGATVLLLVALVKGALNWTTLVQALREAVRISVMVLFLVAGANVFSYFLALSTIPMQVAMWAGDLEVSRYLILAAILAMYLFLGCFLDAISMMVLTMPVIFPVITALGFDPIWFGVIAVLMMEAGLITPPMGLNVFTVAGVAGDVPVERIFRGAAPFLLAIFAVVVLITLFPHIALYLPRMMLR